A genome region from Nocardia sp. NBC_01730 includes the following:
- a CDS encoding serine/threonine-protein kinase: MGEVRFGGYRLERLLGKGGMGQVWLAYDTAATRWVALKLLPAELAAAGGYRKRFEREAEAVAALRDPHVPRIHHFGEIDGRFYIDMQFVEGTDLAGRLAAEGPLAPDIAVGIVGHVAVALDVAHRAGLVHRDVKPSNIVVHPTGFTYLIDFGIAHGLGQTAVTTTGMAIGTLAYMAPERFTGKVDGRADVYSLACVLYECLTGSRPYGDTDPAQQMHAHLMSAPPHASSARVDVPVELDAVIDRGLAKDPAERFSTAGAFAAAARTAIGAPAPRAQTAPVAAADSVPPTTHLPEPGRPATKFLTDEPAVEHPPRPGQAPAAVAAECGPTPTKVLPEPGPTPTLVATRLDISPIVPQVNPAAGQHNSNRSSAPDAPRSRQPYFDAGQPQVSAGAVYPVAGQPYSGAQHWYSNGPYPAVPARRGQPGAGPDPGGWQGRLLALQARVLAPRPTPSPLPYPRAGTPARRVFPAPVNRPAYRPPQVRPLVPVLRWRPRRRSMMSKVIGTLTVIFLAPFALAAGCFALIAVGSKASDSGGGAPASPPSALADEHPGPPPDRSPPDPAVPASGDTPVRDGKFEFVVTKVDADVSRVGLQTAAGSFLIVTLAVRNISDEVKWFLPMGQRLFDAQGTPFEHNATATMWQNTQQRLGYSFELRPGQSATTQLVFDLPPQASPDHLELHDFVLSNGVRVHLN, from the coding sequence ATGGGGGAGGTGCGATTCGGGGGTTACCGGCTGGAGCGGCTGCTCGGCAAGGGCGGTATGGGGCAGGTCTGGTTGGCGTACGACACGGCTGCGACGCGATGGGTGGCGCTGAAACTCCTGCCTGCCGAACTCGCGGCCGCCGGGGGATATCGCAAGCGGTTCGAGCGCGAAGCCGAGGCCGTTGCCGCGTTGCGCGATCCGCACGTGCCGCGGATTCACCACTTCGGCGAGATCGATGGTCGGTTCTACATCGACATGCAGTTCGTCGAGGGCACCGACCTGGCGGGCAGGCTGGCGGCCGAGGGGCCGCTGGCGCCGGACATCGCGGTCGGCATCGTCGGACACGTGGCGGTCGCGCTCGACGTGGCGCATCGGGCCGGGCTGGTACACCGCGACGTCAAACCGTCGAACATCGTCGTTCATCCCACCGGCTTTACCTACCTGATCGACTTCGGCATCGCACATGGGCTGGGCCAGACGGCCGTGACCACCACCGGCATGGCGATTGGCACCCTGGCCTACATGGCGCCGGAACGGTTCACCGGCAAGGTGGACGGTCGCGCGGACGTCTACTCGCTGGCCTGTGTGCTCTACGAATGCCTCACCGGCTCCCGGCCCTACGGCGACACCGATCCCGCCCAGCAGATGCACGCCCACCTGATGTCGGCACCGCCGCACGCCAGCTCGGCCCGCGTCGACGTTCCGGTCGAGCTCGATGCCGTCATCGATCGGGGTCTGGCCAAGGACCCGGCCGAACGATTTTCCACCGCAGGCGCATTCGCCGCCGCCGCACGCACGGCGATCGGTGCGCCCGCGCCGCGCGCGCAGACCGCACCGGTTGCCGCCGCTGACTCGGTGCCGCCGACCACGCACCTCCCCGAACCCGGCCGCCCGGCAACGAAGTTCCTGACCGACGAACCCGCTGTGGAACATCCGCCGCGACCCGGGCAGGCTCCCGCGGCGGTCGCCGCGGAATGCGGGCCGACGCCGACGAAGGTTCTGCCGGAGCCGGGGCCGACGCCGACCTTGGTGGCGACAAGGCTCGATATATCCCCGATCGTGCCACAAGTGAATCCTGCTGCGGGACAGCATAATTCGAATCGCTCCTCGGCTCCCGATGCGCCACGGAGTCGGCAGCCGTATTTCGATGCGGGACAGCCGCAGGTGAGTGCGGGTGCGGTATATCCGGTTGCCGGGCAGCCGTATTCAGGCGCGCAGCATTGGTACTCGAACGGACCGTATCCGGCGGTTCCCGCTCGACGTGGGCAACCGGGCGCCGGGCCCGACCCCGGCGGATGGCAGGGGCGGCTGCTCGCACTCCAGGCGCGGGTGCTGGCCCCGAGGCCCACCCCATCGCCCCTGCCGTATCCGCGGGCAGGCACACCCGCGCGCAGGGTCTTCCCCGCTCCGGTCAATCGTCCTGCCTACCGACCTCCTCAGGTGCGCCCGCTCGTCCCGGTGCTGCGGTGGCGGCCGCGGCGGCGGAGCATGATGTCGAAGGTGATCGGTACGCTGACCGTGATCTTCCTGGCACCGTTCGCGCTCGCCGCGGGATGTTTCGCGCTGATCGCCGTCGGGAGCAAGGCGAGCGATTCGGGCGGCGGTGCGCCCGCCTCGCCGCCCTCGGCGCTTGCGGACGAGCATCCCGGACCGCCGCCGGATCGGTCGCCACCGGACCCCGCCGTACCGGCGTCGGGGGACACCCCGGTCCGCGACGGCAAATTCGAGTTCGTCGTGACGAAGGTCGACGCGGACGTGTCGCGAGTAGGATTGCAAACGGCCGCAGGCTCGTTCCTGATCGTCACCCTGGCCGTCCGCAACATCTCCGACGAGGTGAAGTGGTTCCTGCCGATGGGCCAGCGCCTGTTCGACGCCCAGGGCACCCCCTTCGAGCACAATGCCACCGCCACCATGTGGCAGAACACCCAACAGCGCCTCGGTTATTCGTTCGAGCTGCGCCCAGGCCAGTCCGCCACCACCCAACTGGTCTTCGATCTCCCGCCGCAGGCCAGCCCCGACCACCTCGAACTCCACGACTTCGTCCTCTCCAACGGAGTCCGGGTGCACCTCAACTGA
- a CDS encoding acetyl/propionyl/methylcrotonyl-CoA carboxylase subunit alpha: MPSHASARITKVLVANRGEIAVRVIRAAKDAGIGSVAVYAEPDADAPFVKLADEAFALGGQTSAESYLVFDKILDAAARSGADAIHPGYGFLSENADFAQAVIDAGLIWIGPSPQSIRDLGDKVTARHIAERAKAPMAAGTKDPVKNADEVVEFAKKYGVPVAIKAAFGGGGRGMKVAHSIEEIPELFESATREATAAFGRGECFVEQYLDKARHVEAQVIADKHGNVVVAGTRDCSLQRRFQKLVEEAPAPFLTDEVRTKIHASAKAICKEAHYYGAGTVEYLVQGETVSFLEVNTRLQVEHPVTEETAGIDLVRQQFRIANGEELEIKEDPTPRGHSFEFRINGEDAGRGFLPAPGPVTVYKEPTGPGVRVDSGVVQGSVIGGQFDSMLAKLIVTGENRTQALERARRALAEFEVDGLATVIPFHRAIVEDPAFIGDGETFQVYTKWIETEWVNAVEPFSGGAAEADEDEDLPRQKVVVEVGGRRVEVSLPGNFTVGAGAAGAASNGAGVIRKKPKPRKRGGAGGGAASGDAVTAPMQGTVVKVAVEEGQSVEAGDLIVVLEAMKMENPVNAHKAGVVTGLSVEAGAAITQGTVLAEIK, translated from the coding sequence GTGCCCAGCCATGCCAGCGCACGGATCACGAAGGTACTCGTAGCTAACCGAGGCGAAATCGCCGTGCGCGTAATCCGGGCGGCCAAGGACGCCGGCATCGGCAGCGTCGCGGTCTACGCCGAGCCGGACGCCGATGCCCCGTTCGTGAAGCTCGCCGACGAGGCATTCGCCCTGGGTGGGCAGACCTCGGCCGAGTCGTACCTCGTGTTCGACAAGATCCTCGACGCCGCCGCCCGGTCCGGCGCCGACGCCATCCACCCTGGCTATGGCTTCCTGTCGGAGAACGCCGATTTCGCCCAGGCCGTCATCGACGCCGGGCTGATCTGGATCGGCCCCTCGCCGCAATCGATTCGCGACCTGGGTGACAAGGTCACCGCGCGCCATATCGCCGAGCGCGCGAAAGCGCCGATGGCCGCGGGCACCAAGGACCCGGTCAAGAACGCCGACGAGGTTGTGGAGTTCGCGAAGAAGTACGGCGTTCCGGTCGCCATCAAGGCCGCGTTCGGCGGCGGCGGTCGTGGCATGAAGGTCGCGCACTCCATCGAGGAGATCCCCGAGCTGTTCGAGTCGGCCACCCGCGAGGCGACCGCCGCCTTCGGCCGCGGCGAGTGCTTCGTCGAGCAGTATCTGGACAAGGCCCGTCACGTCGAGGCACAGGTCATCGCCGACAAGCACGGCAACGTCGTGGTCGCGGGCACCCGCGACTGCTCGCTGCAACGGCGCTTCCAGAAGCTCGTCGAGGAGGCCCCCGCGCCGTTCCTGACCGACGAGGTGCGTACGAAGATCCACGCCTCGGCCAAAGCCATCTGCAAGGAAGCCCACTACTACGGCGCGGGCACCGTCGAGTACCTGGTGCAGGGCGAGACCGTCTCGTTCCTCGAGGTGAACACCCGTCTACAGGTCGAACACCCGGTCACCGAGGAGACCGCGGGCATCGACCTGGTGCGCCAGCAGTTCCGCATCGCCAACGGCGAAGAGCTGGAGATCAAGGAAGACCCCACGCCGCGTGGCCACTCCTTCGAGTTCCGCATCAACGGCGAGGACGCGGGCCGCGGCTTTCTGCCCGCCCCCGGCCCGGTCACGGTGTACAAGGAGCCGACAGGCCCCGGCGTCCGCGTGGACTCCGGCGTGGTGCAGGGCAGCGTGATCGGCGGTCAGTTCGACTCGATGCTGGCCAAGCTGATCGTCACCGGGGAGAACCGCACGCAGGCGCTGGAGCGGGCGCGACGCGCCCTGGCCGAGTTCGAGGTCGACGGCCTTGCCACCGTCATCCCGTTCCACCGGGCGATCGTCGAGGACCCGGCGTTCATCGGTGACGGCGAGACGTTCCAGGTCTACACCAAGTGGATCGAAACCGAGTGGGTCAACGCTGTCGAGCCGTTCAGCGGCGGTGCCGCCGAGGCCGACGAGGACGAGGATCTGCCCAGGCAGAAGGTCGTCGTCGAGGTCGGTGGACGCCGGGTCGAGGTGTCGCTTCCTGGCAACTTCACCGTGGGCGCCGGAGCCGCTGGAGCGGCGAGCAACGGCGCCGGTGTGATCCGCAAGAAGCCCAAGCCGCGCAAGCGTGGCGGCGCGGGCGGCGGCGCGGCCTCCGGTGACGCGGTCACCGCACCGATGCAGGGCACCGTCGTCAAGGTCGCCGTCGAGGAAGGCCAATCCGTCGAGGCGGGTGACCTGATCGTGGTGCTCGAGGCGATGAAGATGGAGAACCCGGTCAACGCGCACAAGGCAGGCGTGGTCACCGGGCTGTCCGTCGAGGCGGGCGCGGCGATCACCCAGGGTACGGTTCTCGCCGAAATCAAGTAG
- a CDS encoding sulfurtransferase, giving the protein MPVASDPHSSFGSYAHPHRLVTTEWLSANIGTKGLAIIESNEDILLYDIGHVPGATKLDWRGDLNDPVTRDYIDGTRFTELMRAKGIEVDDTVVIYGDRDNAQAAHTAWVFTLFGHEDVRLLDGGRAAWISEGRDTTFEPADGGGSAYPTVRRDDSTARAFREDVLARLGKPLIDVRSPGEYCGAPKPDNPQDAALRDGHIPTALNIPWSESLAPDGRFRPRAELDEIYRPLAGLDDLMVYSRVGVRSSHTWFVLTYLLGYDTVRNYDGSWTEWGNAVRMPIAKGDDSGEVPSGASRRARGR; this is encoded by the coding sequence GTGCCCGTTGCCTCGGATCCTCATTCCTCATTCGGTTCCTACGCACATCCTCACCGACTAGTAACCACCGAATGGTTGTCGGCAAACATCGGCACGAAGGGACTCGCGATCATCGAGTCCAACGAGGACATATTGCTCTACGACATCGGGCACGTTCCGGGCGCCACCAAGCTGGATTGGCGAGGCGATCTGAACGATCCGGTCACGCGCGACTATATCGACGGAACCCGCTTCACCGAACTGATGCGCGCCAAAGGAATCGAAGTCGACGACACGGTGGTGATCTACGGCGATCGAGACAACGCGCAGGCGGCGCACACCGCATGGGTCTTCACCTTGTTCGGGCACGAGGACGTGCGGTTACTCGACGGTGGGCGGGCGGCATGGATCTCCGAGGGACGCGACACGACCTTCGAGCCCGCCGACGGCGGCGGCAGCGCGTACCCGACCGTGCGCCGCGACGACAGCACCGCCCGCGCCTTCCGCGAGGACGTGCTCGCCCGCCTGGGCAAGCCGCTGATCGACGTGCGCTCGCCCGGGGAGTATTGCGGTGCGCCGAAGCCGGACAACCCCCAGGACGCCGCGCTGCGCGACGGTCACATTCCGACCGCGCTGAACATCCCGTGGTCCGAGTCGCTCGCCCCGGACGGACGGTTCCGCCCGCGCGCGGAACTCGACGAGATCTACCGCCCGCTGGCCGGCCTGGACGACCTGATGGTCTACAGCCGGGTCGGCGTACGGTCCAGTCACACCTGGTTCGTCCTCACCTATCTGCTCGGCTATGACACCGTCCGCAACTACGACGGTTCCTGGACCGAATGGGGCAACGCGGTGCGGATGCCGATCGCCAAGGGAGATGATTCCGGCGAGGTCCCTTCGGGCGCCTCGCGGCGCGCCCGCGGCAGGTAG
- a CDS encoding helix-turn-helix transcriptional regulator, protein MSDSWPRRRLLAILRGASEPLDAQELARITGQHVTTVRFHLDVLTRESLVRQFQQPPRGRGRPRIGYSAVQRSVGYQDLAQVLADQLGPDPQRRSEAAVAAGRAWGAKLDAGDHRIESLEDAKDVTMTLMSELGFAPERDPSSETDERVLIRLTACPLRELARTHSEVVCGVHLGLIEEVLDRNGVRGEIDVQMHPFVEPELCVARLELIAARHAGTREAATVPVGDVEASEPLTAPSGRVAPQLRNSDPNVIKQSAQQW, encoded by the coding sequence ATGTCCGATTCTTGGCCGCGGCGGCGATTGCTTGCGATCCTACGTGGCGCCAGCGAACCTCTCGATGCCCAAGAACTGGCCAGAATCACAGGACAGCACGTCACCACGGTTCGGTTTCATCTGGACGTGCTCACCAGGGAATCTCTCGTCCGGCAATTCCAGCAGCCACCCCGCGGCCGCGGACGTCCGCGCATCGGATACAGCGCGGTCCAGCGATCGGTCGGCTATCAGGATTTGGCGCAGGTGCTCGCCGACCAGTTGGGGCCCGATCCGCAGCGTCGGTCGGAGGCTGCCGTCGCGGCGGGCCGGGCCTGGGGCGCCAAGCTCGATGCCGGCGACCACCGGATCGAATCACTGGAGGACGCCAAAGACGTCACCATGACGCTGATGTCGGAGCTCGGCTTCGCACCGGAACGCGACCCTTCCTCGGAGACCGACGAGCGGGTGTTGATCCGGCTGACGGCGTGTCCGCTGCGCGAGCTCGCGCGGACGCACTCCGAGGTGGTGTGTGGCGTGCATCTCGGCCTGATCGAAGAGGTGCTCGATCGCAACGGTGTGCGCGGCGAGATCGATGTCCAGATGCATCCGTTTGTCGAGCCGGAACTATGCGTGGCGCGACTGGAACTCATCGCCGCGCGGCACGCCGGCACCCGCGAGGCGGCGACGGTGCCCGTGGGTGATGTGGAGGCTTCCGAGCCGCTGACCGCGCCGTCAGGCCGTGTGGCCCCACAACTGCGTAACTCCGACCCCAACGTCATCAAGCAATCGGCGCAGCAGTGGTAG
- a CDS encoding nucleoside triphosphate pyrophosphatase — MTRLVLASASPARREVLRSAGIDPIVRVSDVDEDAVARALPRDTAPQLVVVELARAKAAAVAADIPELATDCIVVACDSMLLVDGELQGKPHTPEVARARWGAMAGRSADLVTGHCVLRLRDGQVTAEAVDHSSTTVHFAKPEPDELDAYIATGEPLQVAGAFTLDGLGGWFVDRIDGDPSSVIGIGLPLLRRLLDDVGVGVTQLWGHTA; from the coding sequence GTGACGCGTCTGGTTCTCGCTTCCGCGTCTCCGGCGCGCAGGGAAGTACTCCGTTCGGCGGGCATCGACCCGATCGTCCGAGTATCCGACGTAGACGAGGACGCGGTGGCCCGTGCCCTTCCCCGGGATACTGCGCCCCAGCTGGTCGTGGTGGAACTGGCCCGCGCCAAGGCGGCGGCCGTCGCTGCCGACATTCCCGAGCTCGCCACCGATTGTATTGTGGTGGCCTGCGATTCGATGCTGCTCGTCGACGGCGAGCTGCAGGGCAAGCCACACACTCCCGAGGTCGCCCGCGCCCGCTGGGGTGCCATGGCGGGGCGCAGCGCGGACCTGGTGACCGGCCACTGCGTGCTGCGGCTCCGGGACGGGCAGGTCACCGCCGAGGCGGTGGACCACAGTTCCACCACGGTGCATTTCGCCAAGCCGGAACCGGACGAGCTGGACGCCTACATCGCGACCGGCGAGCCGTTGCAGGTGGCGGGTGCGTTCACCCTCGACGGGCTGGGCGGCTGGTTCGTCGATCGCATCGACGGCGATCCGTCCAGCGTCATCGGAATCGGGCTACCACTGCTGCGCCGATTGCTTGATGACGTTGGGGTCGGAGTTACGCAGTTGTGGGGCCACACGGCCTGA
- a CDS encoding acyl-CoA carboxylase subunit epsilon, translated as MTTVAEEDVLSAVELELAVDPIADQVRAATDANAAAALPAEATAEPFFRVVKGAPTDEELAALVCVLSAAANSAAPAGRSGPPDMWGRPTLMHRGSSPFSPYAFPQLSHLRE; from the coding sequence GTGACGACCGTGGCAGAAGAAGATGTGTTGAGCGCCGTCGAACTGGAACTCGCAGTCGACCCGATCGCGGATCAGGTCCGAGCGGCCACCGACGCGAACGCGGCCGCCGCGCTACCGGCCGAAGCCACCGCGGAGCCCTTCTTCCGTGTAGTGAAGGGCGCACCCACCGACGAGGAACTCGCCGCGCTGGTGTGTGTCCTGTCCGCCGCCGCGAACAGCGCGGCCCCGGCGGGCCGGTCCGGCCCGCCGGACATGTGGGGTCGCCCGACGCTGATGCACCGTGGCAGTTCGCCGTTCTCCCCGTACGCCTTCCCGCAACTGTCCCACCTGCGCGAGTGA